A DNA window from Mycolicibacter hiberniae contains the following coding sequences:
- a CDS encoding PH-like domain-containing protein: MNTPTLIGSLVFAFVLVVLIGVVIRLMVRGWRHRGQLQDALIGSLPSVPDTVGSPTVAATRGQYLGCTLAPKWNDRVVAGDLGYRTKAVLTRYPEGIMVQRSGARPIWIPQDAVVAVRTERGIAGRTIPALPHRPDDGVLAIRWRLPSGTEIDTGFRADDRAEHRRWTEEDE, from the coding sequence ATGAACACCCCCACGTTGATCGGTTCGCTGGTCTTCGCTTTTGTGCTGGTGGTGCTGATCGGCGTGGTGATCCGGCTGATGGTGCGTGGCTGGCGTCACCGCGGCCAGCTGCAGGACGCCTTGATCGGCTCGCTGCCGTCGGTGCCCGACACGGTGGGTTCGCCCACCGTGGCGGCCACCCGCGGGCAGTACCTGGGCTGCACCCTGGCCCCGAAGTGGAACGACCGGGTGGTGGCCGGCGACCTCGGCTACCGCACCAAGGCGGTGCTGACCCGCTACCCCGAGGGGATCATGGTGCAGCGCAGCGGCGCCCGGCCCATCTGGATCCCCCAGGACGCGGTGGTCGCGGTGCGGACCGAGCGCGGCATCGCCGGGCGCACCATACCGGCGTTGCCCCACCGGCCTGACGACGGCGTGCTGGCGATCCGCTGGCGGCTGCCGTCGGGTACCGAGATCGACACCGGGTTCCGCGCGGACGACCGCGCCGAACACCGCCGCTGGACAGAAGAAGACGAGTGA
- the pyrF gene encoding orotidine-5'-phosphate decarboxylase — translation MAAGFGARLAAATAQRGPLCLGIDPHPELLDAWGLPASPEGLEAFSQSCVSAFAGFAVVKPQVAFFEAYGSAGFAVLERTIAALREAGVLVLADAKRGDIGTTMAAYAAAWAGESPLAADAVTASPYLGFGSLRPLLETAADHRRGVFVLAATSNPEGASVQRAQGADGRTVAQAIVDAAAQANRAQGAATLGSIGVVVGATLREVPDLSALGGPVLVPGVGAQGGRPEALAGLGGAAPGTLLPAVSREVLRAGPDVGPLRAAAERLRDAVAYLAAG, via the coding sequence GTGGCGGCGGGGTTCGGCGCCCGGCTGGCCGCGGCGACGGCGCAACGCGGACCGCTGTGTCTGGGCATCGACCCGCACCCCGAACTGCTGGACGCGTGGGGCCTGCCCGCCTCGCCGGAGGGCCTGGAGGCGTTCAGCCAGAGCTGCGTGAGCGCCTTCGCCGGGTTTGCCGTCGTCAAGCCGCAGGTGGCGTTCTTCGAGGCGTACGGCTCGGCCGGGTTCGCCGTGCTCGAGCGCACCATCGCGGCGCTGCGCGAGGCCGGGGTGCTGGTGCTGGCCGACGCCAAGCGCGGCGACATCGGTACCACGATGGCCGCCTACGCGGCCGCGTGGGCGGGGGAGTCGCCGTTGGCCGCCGATGCGGTGACGGCCTCGCCGTACCTCGGCTTCGGATCGTTGCGGCCGCTGCTGGAGACCGCCGCCGACCACCGGCGCGGGGTCTTCGTGCTGGCGGCCACCTCCAACCCGGAGGGGGCGAGTGTGCAGCGCGCCCAGGGCGCCGACGGGCGCACGGTGGCGCAGGCGATCGTCGACGCGGCCGCGCAGGCGAACAGGGCGCAGGGTGCTGCCACCCTGGGCTCGATCGGGGTCGTGGTGGGCGCCACGCTGCGCGAGGTGCCCGATCTGAGTGCCCTGGGCGGGCCGGTGCTGGTTCCGGGCGTCGGGGCCCAGGGCGGCCGTCCTGAGGCGCTTGCGGGGCTGGGAGGGGCCGCCCCGGGCACCCTGTTGCCGGCGGTGTCGCGCGAGGTGCTGCGCGCCGGGCCCGACGTCGGGCCGCTGCGCGCCGCGGCCGAGCGGCTGCGCGACGCCGTGGCGTACCTGGCGGCCGGCTGA
- the carA gene encoding glutamine-hydrolyzing carbamoyl-phosphate synthase small subunit encodes MANARAVLVLEDGRTFTGIPFGAVGQTLGEAVFSTGMSGYQETLTDPSYHRQIVVATAPQIGNTGWNHEDGESRDDKIWVAGYVVRDPSPRASNWRATGTLEDELVRQGIVGIAGVDTRTVVRHLRNFGSMNAGVFSGDALASPDELVNRVREQPPMLGSDLAAQVSTDAPYVVQPDGDCRFTIAAIDLGIKTNTPRNFSRRGIRTHVLPSSVDFAQIAELRPDGVFLSNGPGDPATAQAAVALTREVLGAGIPLFGICFGNQILGRALGLNTYKMTFGHRGINIPVMDHATGRVAVTAQNHGFALEGEAGQRFDTDFGPAVVSHTCANDGVVEGVKLVDGRAFSVQYHPEAAAGPHDAEYLFDQFVDLMAGEK; translated from the coding sequence TTGGCTAACGCGCGTGCGGTGCTGGTTCTCGAGGACGGACGGACCTTCACCGGCATACCGTTCGGGGCCGTCGGACAGACCCTGGGCGAGGCGGTGTTCTCCACCGGGATGTCGGGGTACCAGGAGACGCTGACCGACCCCAGCTACCACCGGCAGATCGTGGTGGCCACCGCCCCGCAGATCGGCAACACCGGCTGGAACCACGAGGACGGCGAGAGCCGCGACGACAAGATCTGGGTGGCGGGCTACGTGGTGCGCGATCCGTCGCCGCGGGCGTCGAACTGGCGGGCCACCGGCACGCTGGAAGACGAGCTGGTACGCCAGGGCATCGTCGGTATCGCCGGGGTGGACACCCGTACCGTGGTGCGCCACCTGCGCAATTTCGGGTCCATGAACGCCGGGGTGTTCTCCGGCGACGCGCTGGCATCGCCGGATGAACTGGTGAACCGGGTTCGCGAGCAGCCCCCGATGCTGGGCTCCGATCTGGCCGCGCAGGTCAGCACGGACGCGCCCTATGTGGTGCAACCCGACGGCGACTGCCGCTTCACCATCGCCGCGATCGATCTGGGCATCAAGACCAATACGCCGCGCAACTTCTCCCGACGGGGAATCCGCACCCATGTGCTTCCGTCGTCGGTGGACTTCGCGCAGATCGCCGAGCTGCGGCCCGACGGCGTCTTTCTGTCCAACGGGCCGGGGGACCCGGCCACCGCGCAGGCAGCGGTGGCGTTGACCCGTGAGGTGCTCGGAGCCGGAATCCCGCTCTTCGGAATCTGTTTCGGCAACCAGATCCTGGGCCGCGCGCTGGGGCTGAACACCTACAAGATGACGTTCGGGCATCGCGGCATCAATATCCCGGTGATGGACCACGCCACCGGCCGGGTGGCGGTGACCGCGCAGAATCACGGCTTCGCACTGGAGGGCGAAGCCGGCCAGCGCTTCGACACCGACTTCGGGCCGGCGGTGGTCAGCCACACCTGCGCCAACGACGGCGTCGTGGAGGGCGTCAAGCTCGTCGACGGGCGGGCCTTCTCGGTGCAGTACCACCCCGAGGCCGCCGCCGGACCGCATGACGCGGAGTACCTGTTCGACCAGTTCGTCGACCTGATGGCAGGGGAGAAGTAA
- a CDS encoding serine hydrolase domain-containing protein yields the protein MNLDPNQASLREACDTGLLAGVVTLVWQRGSVLQVNEIGYRDVRAGLPMTRDTVFRIASMTKPVTVAAVMTLVDAGRLALTDPIAHWLPEFSAPRVLAGPSGSLEATTAARRALTVEDLMTHRCGIGYGFSVPGPIAREYQRLPFGRGPEAWLAALAALPLVDQPGERVTYGHGTDVLGVLLSRVEGKPLPQVLEERILGPLGMTDTGFCVTPQARGRGATMYRLDGDVLRDDAMGPMPIRMPAFPNAGGGLMSTADDYLAFARMLLADGVFEGTRVLSAKSAQAMRADRLTAEQKRHSFLGAPFWVGRGFGLNLSVVSDPAKSQPLFGPGGAGAFGWPGAYGTWWQADPAADLILIYLIQNSPTLAPDAAAAIAGNTSVAKLRVAQPKFVRRTYAALGL from the coding sequence GTGAATCTCGATCCGAACCAGGCATCCCTGCGCGAAGCGTGCGACACCGGACTGCTCGCCGGTGTGGTGACCCTCGTCTGGCAGCGCGGCTCGGTGCTGCAGGTCAACGAGATCGGGTATCGCGACGTCCGGGCCGGACTGCCGATGACCCGCGACACCGTCTTCCGGATCGCCTCCATGACCAAGCCGGTCACCGTCGCCGCGGTGATGACCCTGGTGGACGCGGGCCGGCTGGCGCTCACCGACCCCATCGCCCACTGGCTGCCGGAGTTTTCCGCGCCGCGGGTGCTAGCCGGCCCTTCCGGTTCGCTCGAGGCGACCACGGCGGCGCGCCGAGCGCTCACCGTCGAAGATCTGATGACGCACCGCTGCGGCATCGGCTACGGCTTCTCGGTGCCCGGGCCGATCGCACGGGAGTACCAGCGATTGCCCTTCGGCCGCGGCCCGGAGGCCTGGCTGGCGGCGCTGGCCGCGCTGCCCTTGGTGGATCAGCCCGGTGAGCGGGTGACCTACGGGCACGGCACCGACGTGCTGGGCGTGCTGCTGTCACGGGTCGAGGGAAAGCCGCTGCCGCAGGTGCTCGAGGAGCGGATTCTGGGACCGCTGGGCATGACCGACACCGGTTTCTGCGTGACGCCGCAGGCGCGCGGCCGTGGTGCCACCATGTACCGCCTGGACGGAGACGTGCTGCGCGACGACGCGATGGGGCCGATGCCCATCCGCATGCCGGCGTTTCCCAATGCCGGCGGCGGTTTGATGTCCACCGCCGACGACTACCTGGCGTTCGCCCGGATGTTGTTGGCCGACGGCGTGTTCGAAGGCACCCGGGTGCTGTCGGCGAAATCGGCGCAGGCGATGCGCGCCGACCGGCTCACCGCCGAGCAGAAGCGACACTCGTTTTTGGGTGCGCCGTTCTGGGTCGGCCGCGGGTTCGGGCTGAACCTGTCGGTGGTCTCCGACCCGGCGAAATCGCAGCCGCTGTTCGGACCGGGCGGGGCCGGTGCGTTCGGTTGGCCGGGCGCCTACGGAACCTGGTGGCAGGCCGATCCGGCCGCCGACCTGATCCTGATCTACCTGATCCAGAACTCGCCGACGTTGGCACCGGATGCGGCGGCCGCCATCGCCGGCAACACGTCGGTCGCCAAACTGCGGGTTGCCCAGCCGAAATTCGTCCGCAGGACCTACGCGGCGCTGGGTTTGTGA
- the carB gene encoding carbamoyl-phosphate synthase large subunit has protein sequence MPRRTDLQHVLVIGSGPIVIGQACEFDYSGTQACRVLKAEGLQVSLVNSNPATIMTDPEYADNTYVEPITWEFVEKVLAQQAERGNKVDALLATLGGQTALNTAVALHEHGVLERYGVELIGADFEAIQRGEDRQQFKDIVAKVGGESARSRVCYTMAEVEETVAELGLPVVVRPSFTMGGLGSGLAASLDEVARMAGDGLAASPTANVLIEESIYGWKEFELELMRDGNDNVVVVCSIENVDPMGVHTGDSVTVAPAMTLTDREYQRMRDLGIAILREVGVDTGGCNIQFAVNPQDGRLIVIEMNPRVSRSSALASKATGFPIAKIAAKLAIGYTLDEIVNDITKETPACFEPALDYVVVKAPRFAFEKFPGADPRLTTTMKSVGEAMSLGRNFIESLGKVMRSLETDRAGFWTKPDPEGTVDDVLARLRVPTEGRLYDIELALRLGASVEQVAEASGVDPWFVEQINGLVALRGEVVDTPVLDADLLRRCKYSGLSDHQIAVLRPELAGEDGVRLLRSRLGIHPVFKTVDTCAAEFDSKTPYHYSTFELDPAAETEVAPQNQRPKVLILGSGPNRIGQGIEFDYSCVHAAITLSQAGFETVMINCNPETVSTDYDTADRLYFEPLTFEDVLEVYYAEQLSGQGGPGVVGVIVQLGGQTPLRLAQRLADAGVPIVGTSPEAIDLAEDRGAFGDVLTTAGLPAPRYGTATTFEQARRIAADIGYPVLVRPSYVLGGRGMEIVYDEETLRGYITRATQLSPEHPVLVDRFLEDAIEIDVDALCDGTEVYIGGIMEHIEEAGIHSGDSACALPPVTLGRSDIEKVRRATEAIAHGVGVVGLLNVQFALKDDVLYVLEANPRASRTVPFVSKATAVPLAKACARVMLGATIAGLRAEGLLPATGDGANVGPDAPIAVKEAVLPFHRFRRADGSGIDSLLGPEMKSTGEVMGIDRDFGTAFAKSQTAAYGSLPAQGTVFVSVANHDKRSLVFPVKRLADLGFRVLATEGTAEMLRRNGIPCDVVRKNFEEPSPSRPALSAVDAIRAGEVDLVINTPYGNSGPRVDGYEIRAAAVSVNIPCITTVQGAAAAVQGIEAGIRGDIGVRSLQELHSTLGGH, from the coding sequence ATGCCGCGCCGTACCGATCTGCAGCACGTTCTGGTGATCGGCTCCGGGCCGATCGTGATCGGCCAGGCCTGCGAGTTCGACTACTCCGGGACCCAGGCCTGCCGGGTGCTCAAGGCCGAGGGCCTGCAGGTGAGCCTGGTCAACTCCAACCCGGCCACCATCATGACCGACCCCGAGTACGCCGATAACACCTACGTCGAGCCCATCACCTGGGAGTTCGTCGAGAAGGTGCTCGCCCAGCAGGCCGAGCGCGGCAACAAGGTCGATGCGCTGCTGGCCACGCTGGGCGGGCAGACCGCCCTGAACACCGCGGTGGCTCTGCACGAGCACGGGGTGCTGGAGCGCTACGGCGTCGAGTTGATCGGCGCCGACTTCGAGGCGATCCAGCGCGGTGAGGACCGCCAGCAGTTCAAGGACATCGTCGCCAAGGTCGGTGGCGAGTCGGCCCGCTCCCGGGTCTGCTACACCATGGCCGAGGTCGAGGAGACCGTCGCCGAACTCGGGCTTCCCGTGGTCGTCCGGCCCTCCTTCACGATGGGCGGTCTGGGATCGGGCCTGGCGGCCAGCCTCGACGAGGTGGCCCGGATGGCCGGCGACGGCCTGGCCGCCTCACCGACGGCCAACGTCCTGATCGAGGAGTCCATCTACGGGTGGAAGGAGTTCGAGCTCGAGCTGATGCGCGACGGCAACGACAACGTCGTCGTGGTCTGCTCGATCGAGAACGTCGACCCGATGGGCGTGCACACCGGAGACTCGGTGACCGTCGCACCGGCGATGACCCTGACCGACCGGGAATACCAGCGCATGCGCGATCTGGGCATCGCCATCCTGCGCGAAGTCGGCGTGGACACCGGCGGCTGCAACATCCAGTTCGCGGTCAACCCCCAAGACGGCCGGCTCATCGTGATCGAGATGAACCCCCGGGTGTCGAGGTCGAGCGCGCTGGCCTCGAAGGCGACCGGTTTCCCGATCGCCAAGATCGCCGCCAAGCTGGCGATCGGCTACACCCTCGACGAGATCGTCAACGACATCACCAAGGAGACCCCGGCCTGTTTCGAGCCGGCCCTGGACTATGTCGTGGTCAAGGCGCCGCGGTTTGCGTTCGAGAAGTTCCCCGGCGCCGATCCGCGGCTGACCACCACCATGAAATCGGTCGGCGAGGCGATGTCGCTGGGACGCAACTTCATCGAGTCGCTGGGCAAAGTGATGCGCTCACTGGAGACCGATCGTGCCGGGTTCTGGACCAAACCGGACCCCGAAGGCACCGTCGACGACGTGCTGGCGCGCCTGCGGGTCCCCACCGAGGGCCGGCTCTACGACATCGAGTTGGCGCTGCGCCTGGGCGCGTCGGTGGAACAGGTCGCCGAGGCCTCCGGGGTGGACCCATGGTTCGTCGAACAGATCAACGGGCTGGTCGCGCTGCGCGGAGAGGTCGTCGACACCCCGGTGCTCGACGCCGACCTGCTGCGCCGCTGTAAATACAGCGGTCTGTCGGATCATCAGATCGCGGTGTTGCGCCCGGAACTGGCCGGCGAGGACGGGGTGCGGCTGCTGCGGTCCCGACTGGGCATCCACCCGGTGTTCAAGACGGTCGACACCTGCGCCGCGGAGTTCGATTCCAAGACGCCGTATCACTACAGCACTTTCGAGCTCGATCCTGCCGCCGAGACCGAGGTGGCACCGCAGAACCAACGGCCCAAGGTGCTGATCCTGGGGTCCGGTCCCAACCGGATCGGTCAGGGAATCGAGTTCGACTACAGCTGCGTGCACGCCGCGATCACCTTGAGCCAGGCCGGGTTCGAGACCGTGATGATCAACTGCAACCCCGAGACGGTGTCCACCGACTACGACACCGCCGACCGGCTGTACTTCGAGCCGCTGACCTTCGAGGACGTACTCGAGGTCTACTACGCCGAGCAGCTGTCCGGTCAGGGCGGTCCCGGGGTGGTCGGCGTGATCGTGCAGCTGGGCGGGCAGACCCCGCTGCGGCTGGCCCAGCGGCTGGCCGACGCCGGGGTTCCCATCGTCGGAACCAGTCCGGAGGCCATTGATCTGGCCGAGGACCGTGGAGCCTTCGGCGACGTGCTGACGACGGCCGGTCTGCCGGCGCCGCGGTATGGCACCGCGACCACCTTCGAGCAGGCCCGCAGGATTGCCGCCGACATCGGCTATCCCGTCCTGGTGCGCCCCTCCTATGTGCTCGGTGGACGGGGCATGGAGATCGTCTACGACGAGGAGACCCTGCGCGGCTACATCACCCGCGCCACCCAGCTGTCCCCGGAGCACCCGGTGCTGGTCGATCGCTTCTTGGAAGACGCCATCGAGATCGACGTCGACGCGCTGTGCGACGGCACCGAGGTCTACATCGGCGGCATCATGGAGCACATCGAGGAAGCCGGAATCCACTCCGGCGACTCGGCCTGCGCGTTGCCGCCGGTGACGCTGGGGCGCAGCGACATCGAGAAGGTGCGCCGCGCCACCGAAGCCATTGCGCACGGTGTCGGCGTGGTGGGGCTGCTCAACGTGCAGTTCGCGCTCAAAGACGACGTGCTCTATGTCTTGGAGGCCAACCCGCGGGCCAGTCGCACGGTCCCGTTCGTGTCCAAGGCGACCGCGGTGCCGCTGGCCAAGGCCTGCGCACGAGTGATGCTGGGCGCCACCATCGCCGGGCTGCGGGCCGAAGGTCTGCTGCCGGCGACCGGGGACGGGGCCAACGTCGGCCCGGACGCCCCGATCGCGGTCAAAGAGGCCGTGCTGCCGTTCCACCGCTTCCGCCGCGCGGACGGCTCGGGCATCGACTCGCTGCTCGGTCCGGAGATGAAATCCACCGGCGAGGTGATGGGTATCGACCGCGACTTCGGCACCGCGTTCGCCAAGAGCCAGACCGCCGCCTACGGTTCGTTGCCGGCCCAGGGCACGGTTTTCGTCTCGGTGGCCAACCACGACAAGCGGTCCCTGGTTTTTCCGGTCAAGCGTCTCGCCGACTTGGGTTTTCGGGTCCTGGCTACCGAGGGGACCGCGGAAATGCTGCGCCGCAACGGCATTCCCTGTGATGTGGTGCGCAAGAACTTCGAGGAGCCCAGCCCGTCGCGTCCGGCCCTGTCCGCTGTGGACGCCATCCGGGCCGGTGAGGTGGACCTGGTGATCAACACCCCGTACGGAAACTCCGGCCCGCGGGTGGACGGCTACGAGATCCGCGCGGCGGCGGTCAGCGTGAACATCCCGTGCATCACCACCGTGCAGGGTGCGGCCGCGGCGGTGCAGGGCATCGAGGCCGGCATCCGGGGTGATATCGGGGTGCGTTCCCTGCAGGAACTGCACAGCACGCTCGGCGGGCACTAG
- the pyrR gene encoding bifunctional pyr operon transcriptional regulator/uracil phosphoribosyltransferase PyrR, with amino-acid sequence MGAVGNSSTDRELMSSADVGRTISRIAHQIIEKTALDDPDRPDAPRVVLLGIPTRGVILAQRLAGKINEFCGVDVGYGALDITLYRDDLMRQPPRALEPTSIPAGGIDDACVILVDDVLFAGRSVRAALDALRDVGRPRLVQLAVLVDRGHRELPVRADYVGKNVPTARGESVHVLLAEHDGRDQVVISR; translated from the coding sequence ATGGGCGCTGTCGGTAATTCCAGCACCGACCGGGAATTGATGTCCTCGGCGGATGTGGGTCGCACCATTTCTCGTATCGCACATCAGATCATCGAGAAGACCGCTCTCGACGACCCCGACAGGCCCGATGCCCCGCGGGTGGTGCTGTTGGGCATTCCCACCCGTGGCGTCATCCTGGCCCAGCGGCTGGCCGGGAAGATCAACGAGTTCTGCGGGGTGGATGTCGGCTACGGCGCGCTGGACATCACCTTGTACCGCGACGACCTGATGCGACAGCCCCCGCGGGCATTGGAGCCCACGTCGATCCCGGCGGGCGGCATCGACGATGCCTGCGTGATCCTGGTCGATGACGTGCTGTTCGCCGGCCGCTCGGTGCGGGCCGCGCTGGACGCGCTGCGCGACGTGGGGCGCCCCCGCCTCGTGCAGCTGGCGGTGCTGGTGGACCGGGGGCACCGCGAACTGCCGGTGCGCGCCGACTACGTCGGCAAGAACGTTCCGACCGCGCGCGGCGAAAGCGTGCACGTGCTGCTGGCCGAACACGACGGTCGCGATCAGGTGGTGATCAGCCGATGA
- a CDS encoding DUF7199 family protein: MVRAITALVLTAGGLALIPAQQAEAVPCLHRGRQHVVQHANGNVDADSRWHVLRGEAPTCDTGGGAASTEDTWERRQDDIDRERHGW; this comes from the coding sequence ATGGTTAGAGCAATCACCGCCCTGGTGCTGACCGCCGGGGGGCTGGCTCTGATTCCGGCCCAGCAGGCCGAGGCTGTGCCCTGTTTGCACCGAGGCAGGCAGCACGTCGTCCAACACGCCAACGGAAACGTGGACGCCGACTCCCGCTGGCACGTCCTACGGGGCGAGGCTCCGACCTGCGATACCGGCGGAGGCGCCGCGAGCACCGAGGACACCTGGGAGCGTCGCCAGGACGACATCGACCGGGAGCGTCACGGCTGGTGA
- a CDS encoding aspartate carbamoyltransferase catalytic subunit: MSARHLLAAADLSRDEATAILDDADRFAQALVGREVKKLPTLRGRTVITMFYENSTRTRVSFEVAGKWMSADVINVSASGSSVNKGESLRDTALTLRAAGADALIIRHPSSGAAHLLSEWTAGAPGTGETGPAVINAGDGTHEHPTQALLDALTLRQRLGEIDGRRIVIVGDIVHSRVARSNVRLLSTLGAEVVLVAPPTLLPVGVADWPVTVSHDLDAELPAADAVLMLRVQAERMTGGFFPSAREYSVRYGLSEKRRALLADHAAVLHPGPMLRGMEISSSVADSSQSAVLQQVSNGVHVRMAVLFHLLVGNETVGPAVQAGSAGEGAP; the protein is encoded by the coding sequence ATGAGTGCCCGGCACCTGCTGGCCGCCGCCGACCTGAGCCGCGATGAGGCCACCGCCATCCTCGACGACGCGGACCGCTTCGCCCAGGCGTTGGTCGGCCGCGAGGTCAAGAAGCTGCCCACCCTGCGCGGGCGCACCGTGATCACCATGTTCTACGAGAACTCCACCCGGACCCGGGTCTCCTTCGAGGTGGCCGGCAAGTGGATGAGCGCCGACGTGATCAACGTCTCGGCGTCGGGATCCTCGGTCAACAAGGGGGAGTCGCTGCGCGACACCGCGTTGACGTTGCGGGCCGCCGGTGCCGACGCGCTGATCATCCGCCACCCGTCCTCGGGTGCGGCGCATCTGCTCTCGGAGTGGACCGCCGGCGCCCCGGGCACCGGTGAGACCGGCCCCGCCGTGATCAACGCCGGTGACGGCACCCACGAACATCCCACCCAGGCGTTGCTGGACGCGCTGACCCTGCGGCAGCGCCTCGGCGAAATCGACGGACGCCGCATCGTCATCGTCGGTGACATCGTGCACAGCCGGGTGGCCCGTTCCAACGTGCGCCTGCTGTCCACCCTGGGCGCCGAGGTGGTGTTGGTGGCGCCGCCCACGCTGCTGCCGGTGGGGGTGGCCGACTGGCCGGTGACGGTCAGTCACGACCTGGACGCGGAGCTGCCCGCCGCCGACGCGGTACTGATGCTGCGGGTGCAGGCCGAGCGGATGACCGGCGGATTCTTCCCCTCGGCGCGGGAGTATTCGGTGCGCTACGGATTGAGCGAGAAGCGCCGCGCGCTGCTCGCCGACCACGCCGCGGTCCTGCACCCCGGCCCGATGCTGCGCGGCATGGAGATCTCCTCCTCGGTGGCGGACTCTTCGCAATCGGCGGTGCTGCAACAGGTGTCCAACGGGGTACATGTGCGGATGGCGGTGTTGTTCCACCTGTTGGTGGGTAACGAGACGGTGGGGCCCGCAGTGCAAGCCGGCTCGGCAGGGGAGGGGGCGCCGTGA
- a CDS encoding dihydroorotase, which produces MSVLIRGVRCYGEGDQVDVLVQGGQIAAIGPGLPAPDDCEVIDAPGQVLLPGFVDLHTHLREPGREYAEDIETGSAAAALGGYTAVFAMANTDPVADSPVVTDHVWQRGQQIGLVDVHPVGAVTVGLGGTQLTEMGMMAAGVAGVRMFSDDGVCVADPLVMRRALEYATGLGVLIAQHAEEPRLTVGSVAHEGPNAARLGLAGWPRVAEESIVARDALLARDAGARLHICHASTAGTVELLKWAKAQGISVTAEVTPHHLMLDDSRLADYDGRNRVNPPLREASDALALRQALADGVIDCVATDHAPHAEHEKNCEFAVARPGMLGLQTALSVVVATMVQTGLMTWRDVARVMSERPAQIVGLPDQGRPLEVGEPANLTVVDPDSTWVVAGAQLASRSANTPYEEMALPATVTATLLRGRITARDGKSPA; this is translated from the coding sequence GTGAGCGTGCTGATCCGCGGAGTGCGGTGTTACGGCGAAGGCGACCAGGTGGACGTCTTGGTGCAGGGCGGCCAGATCGCCGCGATCGGTCCGGGTCTGCCGGCGCCGGACGACTGCGAGGTCATCGACGCGCCGGGTCAGGTGTTGCTGCCCGGTTTCGTCGACTTGCACACCCACCTGCGCGAACCGGGCCGCGAGTACGCCGAAGACATTGAAACCGGCTCGGCGGCAGCGGCTCTGGGCGGTTACACCGCGGTGTTCGCGATGGCCAACACCGATCCCGTCGCCGATTCGCCGGTGGTCACCGACCACGTCTGGCAGCGCGGACAACAGATCGGCCTGGTCGATGTGCATCCCGTGGGTGCGGTCACCGTCGGCCTCGGCGGCACGCAGCTCACCGAGATGGGCATGATGGCGGCCGGCGTCGCGGGGGTGCGGATGTTCTCCGACGACGGTGTCTGCGTAGCCGACCCGTTGGTGATGCGCCGCGCGCTGGAGTACGCGACCGGTCTGGGGGTGCTGATCGCCCAGCACGCCGAGGAGCCCCGGCTGACCGTCGGCTCGGTCGCCCACGAGGGACCCAACGCCGCACGGCTGGGGCTGGCCGGCTGGCCGCGTGTCGCCGAGGAGTCGATCGTGGCCCGGGACGCCTTGTTGGCCCGCGACGCCGGTGCCCGACTGCACATCTGCCACGCTTCCACGGCCGGCACGGTCGAACTGCTCAAATGGGCTAAGGCGCAGGGCATCTCGGTGACCGCGGAGGTCACCCCCCATCATCTGATGCTCGACGACAGCCGGCTGGCCGACTACGACGGCCGCAACCGGGTCAACCCGCCGCTGCGGGAGGCCTCGGATGCTCTCGCACTGCGGCAGGCGCTGGCCGACGGTGTCATCGACTGCGTGGCCACCGACCACGCACCGCACGCCGAACACGAGAAGAACTGCGAGTTCGCGGTGGCCCGGCCCGGCATGCTGGGCCTGCAGACCGCGCTGTCGGTCGTGGTGGCCACGATGGTGCAGACCGGCCTGATGACCTGGCGCGACGTCGCCCGGGTGATGAGCGAGCGGCCGGCGCAGATCGTCGGTCTGCCCGATCAGGGCCGCCCCCTGGAAGTGGGCGAGCCGGCCAACCTCACGGTGGTCGATCCCGACAGCACCTGGGTGGTCGCCGGCGCACAGCTGGCCAGTCGCTCGGCCAACACTCCTTATGAGGAGATGGCCCTGCCCGCGACCGTCACCGCCACCTTGCTGCGCGGCCGGATCACCGCCCGGGACGGGAAGAGCCCGGCATGA